One part of the Acidobacteriota bacterium genome encodes these proteins:
- a CDS encoding VWA domain-containing protein yields the protein MQFLSPWFLLGAFAVAVPIWVHLIRSEEAQRIAFSSLMFLRKVPLKSASRQKLKHLALLAARTALLVLLALAFARPFFPGGAPSLLTGSGSRHRVILLDTSLSMQIGDRWQRATQAAGEVIDDVSENDVGQIVTFSSDFEIQNLPSADRAALRATLAGLQPTAGTTSYEHAFRAIERIQEDSGRALAVTFISDLQKSGAGGNAQGLSVPPVAEFKVVDVGSAATPNFAVSDVRVRPLVFGGRYPERLVAQVRGFGTEVATRDFTLSVTGKVIQRKTVTVPASGMALVSFDPFDVPQGINRGEVRAVTADELPADDVFQFSLERREPFRVLFLRNTGDEGELFYFRNALAAEANSPWQLEVRTPGDDTTHPLNQYALVILSNVPRIPNELADGLRALVQRGGGIIITAGNRFPAPELEQQLAAFWPAHATQKRLLTRDAERLILLGEYERSHAIFRDLEDAGGESLRAVQAYGYLSLQTDGSPESKVLMRFANADPALVERQYMGGRVLLLATALDNIWNDFPLHPVFIPFVHQMMRYAGGYPSDPPAYRIPSTLSLQNFARAGQAGQAWDAIGPDGKRVVAFAQENRADFLLLRQPGFYEITQRAEKHLIAANIDPSESDLQPLPEEDRKLLAPATDTQGPAAVTGAPESEKKQSFWWILMVMALAAALIEMVLAFPFLTKQRVLANVESQPAMEGEEI from the coding sequence ATGCAATTTCTTTCGCCATGGTTTTTGCTGGGAGCCTTTGCGGTGGCCGTGCCCATCTGGGTGCATCTCATCCGCAGTGAAGAGGCGCAGCGCATTGCCTTCAGCTCGCTGATGTTTCTGCGCAAGGTGCCCTTGAAATCCGCCTCGCGGCAGAAGCTGAAGCACTTGGCATTGCTGGCGGCGCGAACCGCTTTGCTGGTCCTGCTGGCGCTGGCTTTCGCGCGACCATTTTTTCCGGGAGGCGCGCCGTCGCTGCTGACCGGTTCCGGCAGCCGGCATCGCGTCATCTTACTCGATACTTCCTTAAGTATGCAGATCGGCGACCGCTGGCAGCGCGCCACGCAGGCCGCTGGCGAAGTGATTGACGATGTCAGTGAGAACGACGTCGGCCAGATCGTTACGTTTTCCTCCGACTTTGAAATTCAAAATCTTCCCTCCGCCGACCGCGCCGCGTTGCGCGCCACGCTCGCGGGATTGCAACCCACCGCTGGAACCACCTCTTACGAACATGCCTTCCGCGCCATTGAGCGCATTCAGGAAGACTCCGGCCGCGCGCTGGCCGTAACTTTTATTTCCGATCTGCAGAAGTCCGGCGCGGGTGGCAACGCGCAAGGGTTGTCCGTGCCTCCCGTCGCTGAGTTCAAGGTAGTCGATGTGGGCTCGGCGGCCACGCCGAACTTTGCGGTCTCGGACGTGCGCGTGCGCCCGCTGGTCTTTGGCGGTCGCTACCCGGAGCGCTTGGTGGCACAAGTGCGGGGCTTCGGCACCGAGGTCGCGACGCGGGACTTCACCCTTTCCGTCACGGGAAAAGTCATCCAGCGCAAAACGGTTACGGTGCCGGCCTCTGGAATGGCGCTGGTCAGCTTCGATCCATTCGATGTCCCGCAGGGAATCAATCGCGGCGAAGTGCGTGCCGTAACCGCCGACGAGCTGCCCGCCGACGATGTCTTCCAGTTTTCTCTGGAGCGCCGCGAGCCGTTTCGAGTCCTCTTCCTGCGCAACACGGGCGATGAAGGCGAGTTGTTCTATTTTCGCAACGCGTTGGCCGCCGAGGCCAATTCGCCGTGGCAGTTGGAAGTGCGCACTCCGGGCGACGACACCACGCATCCGCTGAATCAATACGCGCTGGTAATTCTTAGCAACGTGCCGCGCATTCCCAACGAATTGGCTGATGGCCTGCGCGCGCTGGTGCAACGCGGCGGCGGGATCATAATCACCGCGGGCAATCGCTTCCCCGCTCCGGAGCTGGAGCAGCAGCTCGCCGCCTTCTGGCCGGCGCACGCCACGCAGAAGCGCCTGCTCACACGCGACGCCGAGCGCCTGATCCTGCTCGGCGAGTACGAGCGCAGCCACGCCATCTTCCGCGATCTGGAAGACGCCGGTGGCGAATCATTGCGCGCCGTGCAAGCCTACGGGTATCTAAGCCTTCAGACCGATGGGAGTCCAGAGTCGAAAGTATTGATGCGCTTTGCCAATGCCGATCCGGCGCTGGTCGAGCGGCAATACATGGGCGGGCGTGTGCTGCTGCTGGCCACCGCGCTCGACAATATCTGGAATGACTTTCCGCTGCATCCCGTGTTCATTCCCTTCGTGCATCAGATGATGCGCTACGCCGGAGGCTATCCCTCCGACCCGCCGGCCTATCGAATTCCCAGCACGCTGTCGCTGCAAAACTTTGCTCGCGCCGGGCAAGCCGGGCAGGCCTGGGACGCAATTGGTCCGGACGGCAAGCGCGTAGTCGCCTTTGCTCAGGAGAACCGCGCCGACTTCCTGCTGCTGCGTCAACCGGGATTCTACGAGATCACGCAACGCGCCGAGAAGCATCTGATCGCGGCCAATATTGACCCGTCGGAGTCCGATCTGCAACCGCTGCCGGAAGAAGACCGCAAACTGCTCGCTCCTGCAACCGACACGCAAGGTCCCGCCGCTGTAACCGGCGCCCCGGAATCTGAGAAAAAGCAGTCGTTTTGGTGGATACTAATGGTAATGGCGCTGGCGGCAGCGCTGATCGAAATGGTTTTGGCGTTTCCGTTCCTGACCAAGCAGCGAGTGCTGGCGAATGTTGAATCCCAGCCCGCGATGGAAGGCGAGGAAATCTAA